The Hymenobacter oligotrophus genome segment CGCGCCATAGTTGTTCGAACTTTGAAATACAAATTTAAATCTGGTGAAAATTATGTGATTGCGCGAGGGCATAGCCGCCCGGTACCTTAGCTGGCGAAACCGAACCTCATACCACCTTCGCTATGAAAACTTTCCGCTTTGCCCTCGCCGCCCTCCTGCTTGCCGGCACGCTCAGCACCGCATCCGTGGCCCAGTCGCGCGAGATTTACGAGAACCCCAATTCAAAACCCTGGCGCAAAAGCACAAGCAGCTGGCCATTCTGCCATTTGCCGTGACGATGACGACCAAAAAGCTGCCCAAGGCGTAACGCAGGAGCAAGTGCACCAGCAGGAGCTGCAAGAGGGCAAAAACGTGCAGAGCGCCCTGCACACCTACTTCCTGAAACACCAAAGCTCCGACAACTTCACGGTAACGTTTCAGGACATCAACAAAACCACACGTTGTTGGCCAAGGCCGGCCTCACGCCCGAAAACATGAGCGGCAAACCTCGGAAGAGCTGGCCACGCTGCTCGGGGTTGACGGCGTAGTGTCGGGCACGTTCGTGACGGACAAGCCGCTTTCCGACGGCGCGGCCGTAGCCATGGCCGTGCTGGTGGGCGTATCGGGCCCCACCAACTCGGGCCGCACCAGCATCAGCATCAACGATGGTGCCACGGGCGAGCTGCTCTGGAAGTACGACAAGGCCCTGTCGCGCGGCCTCGGCTCCGATACCAGCACCATCATCAACGCCATTATGCGCAAGTGCTCTAAGATGTTCCCCTACGCCAAATCATAAGGCACAAGCACTTAGGGCCCCGTTGCCCACGCGAGCGAAACGCTCGGGTTGCCAACGCAGCTCGGGCGTTTCGCGTGGGGCGGGCTGCTAAAGCGGGGCACGCCTAGGTGCTTAGCCACCAATTTGCGCAAGGCAAGCAACGCCGCGCCCAATTTTTCATCCGTTAGGTTGCTGCTATTACCTTGCTGCTATGAAAAACACGCTGCGCTACGGCTTGCTGGCCGGGCTGCTCCTGGCCGGGCTCTCGGCCCAGGCTCAAAAGAGCTGACGTACACCGTCGACATCGACCCCAAGGTTTCGACCAACGAGTTTCGGGTGCGGCTGCAACTGCCCAAGCTCAAGAAAGACCAAGCCGTTTACCAGTTTGCCTCCACGGCGCCCGGCACCTACCAGGTAATGGATATGGGCCGCTTCGTGAGCAATTTTCAGGCCTTCGACGGCAAGGGCAAGCCCCTAGGTGCCAAGCAGGTTTCGAAAACCAGTGGCAACTGGAGCGCCCCGACAAAACGCGCGAAATCCGCTACACCATTGCCGAAACCTGGGACACCCCGGTGAAGAGCACCGCATTTACCGCATGTGCGGCTCGTCGCTGGAGGCCGACCACGCCCTGCTTAACGGGCAAACGGTATTCGGCTACCCGCAGGGCATGCAGGGCAACCCGTTGCGCATTAAGCTGAACTACCCCGCCGATTGGAAAGTGGGCACGGCCCTGGTGCCCGATGCGCAGGGCTATTACCGCACCAAGAGCTACGACCACGCCGTGGATTCGCCGATTTTGCTGGGGCCGCCTTACGCAGGCCAGCACCAAGCTCGGCGACGCGGAAGTGGCGTTGTACACGTACTCCAAAACCGACGTGGTGCAGGCCGAGCCGCTGCTGGGCTACATGCAAAAAATGCTGAACGCGGCGCAGGCCTTTTTGGTGGAGCTGCCCGTTAAGCGTTACGCCTTTCTGTACCACTTCGAGGACGTGGACCAGGGCGCTTGGGAGCACTCCTACAGCTCGGAGTACACCCTGAAAGAGCGGCCCTCACGCCCCAATCGGCGCAGCCCATTACCGATATGGCCGCGCACGAGTTCTTCCACATCGTAACGCCGCTCAACATCCACTCCGAAATCATCGAGCGGTTCAACTTTGTGCAGCCCACCGGCTCGCAGCACCTGTGGCTGTACGAGGGCACCACCGAGTGGGCCGCCCACATGATGCAGCTGCGCGGCGGCCTGATTACGCTGGATGAGTACCTGGCCACGCTGCGCAACAAAGTGGGCTACAGCCAGGAGCGCGCCGACACCACGTACTCGCTCAAGCGCCTAGGTCTGAACTCGTTTTCCGACGAAGGGCAGCAGCAGTACGGCAACATTTACCAGCGCGGCGCCCTCACGGCTTCCCTGCTCGATTTGCGCCTGCTGGAGCTTTCGGGCGGCAAGCGCGGGCTGCGCGAGGTGCTGCTGGAGCTGGCAAGCAATACGGCCCGAGCAAGCCCGTGAGCGAGCAAAGCTTCTTCGACGATTTCACGAAGGCGACGCACCCCGAAATCCGCGACTTTTTTGCGCGCTACGTGAGAATGCCCGAGCCGCTGCCCTTGCAGCAGTACTACGCCAAGGTGGGCATCACCTACACGCCGTACTGCGCTCCGGCCGCCGCCGGGCGGCCCTGCCCACGCGGCAGCTGGGTTTCCGGGCTGGTCAGGCTGGCATCGAGTTCAGCCGCGTACCGGCTCCGCTGCAGGCCGCCGGCGTGCAGGTAGGCGACCAGCTGGTGGCCGTGGAGGGCAAGGCCCGTAACCTACGACAACCTCGAACAATGCTCGAGCGGTGGAAGCCCGCCAGCCCGGCGCCGAGTACGAGCTGACGATTCGCCGCAACGGCACCGACAAAGCAAGTGCGCCCGCGCCTGCTCGACGAAGAAGAAGTGAAGCGCTACTCCTTCGCCGTGAACCCGCAAGCCACGCCCCAGCAGCTGGCCCTGCGCGAAGCCTGGCTGAAGAACCTGCCGCGCTAGGCCCTAGGTAGTTTTACCGGCCTGGTGCCAAAGGCCCACTTGCCAGCCGGCGGGTGGGCCTTTGCTTTGCCGGGCGCGGCGGGCACCTAGGGCCGTGGCTCGGGCAGCCGGTAGCGGTTCATCAGCGTCAGGAGCACGCCGTTGGTCCACCCGAAGCCGTCTTGCGTGGGGTACTCGCCGCCGCCGGCCTCGAGGTTGGTGTTCACCACGTTGTACTTCTCGAGCAGTTTGCCAGTTTGCCCGAACACGCGCACGTTCAGGGCAACCCAGCGCGTGGCAATGGTGCGCGCCAACTCGCGCTGCCGGTAGTGATCGAGGCCCTCGATGGCCACGTACTGCAGCGGGGCCCAGCCGTTGGGGGCATCCCACTGCTCGCCGCTGCTGTTGAGCGTGGTGAGCAGGCCGCCGTCTTTCAGAAAGTCGCGCTGCAGGCCGGCGGCTACGGCGCGGGCTTGCCTGGGCGTGGCTATCCGCACGAACAGCGGGAACACGCCCGCCAAGGTGCGAATAGCGGCGGGTTGCTGCGCCGCCAGGTCGTAATCGGTAAACCAGTTGGCTTGCGCGTTCCAGCAGTAGCGGAGCAAGGCTTTTTGGCGCTGGGCAGCCTTGCGGTCGTATGCTTTGGCCTCGCCGCCTGGCCCTGGGCGCGGTAGCTGCGGTCAATGGTTTGCTCGAGCGAGAGCACGCAGTTCAGATCGACAGGCACCAGCTCCGTGGTGCGGATGGAGGCCAAGCCGCCGGCCGGGCCAAACCGCGCGTGCTGAAATCCCAGCCCGAGGCAGCGGCGGCGCGCATGTGCGGTAAAAAACCGGTTTGGGCTGCGCGCTTTTGGCGGCCGTGGCCACGTCCTCGGCGTACGACTCCTCGCGCGGGTAGTCGCCGCTGTCGTAGTAGCGGTTGAGCACCTCGCCGCCGGGCAGGCGCGCCACGCGGCGGGTGGCCTGGCCCGGCAGCAGCGAGTCGGCGCCGGCCATCCAGTAGGCGTACTCCTGCAACAGTTGCGGGTGGTAGCGGCGCAGCACCGTATCACCTTGGGCTTGGGCCAGCAATTGCACCATCAGGGCAAACAACGGCGGCTGCGAGCGGGTGAGGTAGTACGTGCGGTTGCCGTTGGGCACAAAGCCGTAACGGCCAATCAGCGAGGCAAAGTTATCCACCATGCTGCGCATCAGCGGCGTGCGGCCGCTTTCGCGCAGGCCCAGCAGGGTAAAGTACGAATCCCAGTAGTACACCTCGCGGAAGCGTCCGCCCGGCACGATGTACGGCTTGGGCAGCGGCAGCAGCGAGGCGTGGGGCCCTACCGAATCCTGCGGTTGGCGCTGCAGCACCGTCCAGAGCGTATCGAGGTGGCGCCGAATGCCGCCGCTTACGTTGGCGCGGTAGCCTTCGGCGGCT includes the following:
- a CDS encoding trehalase family glycosidase, whose protein sequence is MDARPKAPPAAIVQAYEQRNQPALTFVLAYFELPAQAAEGYRANVSGGIRRHLDTLWTVLQRQPQDSVGPHASLLPLPKPYIVPGGRFREVYYWDSYFTLLGLRESGRTPLMRSMVDNFASLIGRYGFVPNGNRTYYLTRSQPPLFALMVQLLAQAQGDTVLRRYHPQLLQEYAYWMAGADSLLPGQATRRVARLPGGEVLNRYYDSGDYPREESYAEDVATAAKSAQPKPVFYRTCAPPLPRAGISARAVWPGRRLGLHPHHGAGACRSELRALARANH
- a CDS encoding M61 family metallopeptidase; protein product: MLLLPCCYEKHAALRLAGRAAPGRALGPGSKELTYTVDIDPKVSTNEFRVRLQLPKLKKDQAVYQFASTAPGTYQVMDMGRFVSNFQAFDGKGKPLGAKQVSKTSGNWSAPTKRAKSATPLPKPGTPR
- a CDS encoding M61 family metallopeptidase, yielding MCGSSLEADHALLNGQTVFGYPQGMQGNPLRIKLNYPADWKVGTALVPDAQGYYRTKSYDHAVDSPILLGPPYAGQHQARRRGSGVVHVLQNRRGAGRAAAGLHAKNAERGAGLFGGAAR
- a CDS encoding alpha,alpha-trehalase → MLRYCWNAQANWFTDYDLAAQQPAAIRTLAGVFPLFVRIATPRQARAVAAGLQRDFLKDGGLLTTLNSSGEQWDAPNGWAPLQYVAIEGLDHYRQRELARTIATRWVALNVRVFGQTGKLLEKYNVVNTNLEAGGGEYPTQDGFGWTNGVLLTLMNRYRLPEPRP
- a CDS encoding M61 family metallopeptidase; this encodes MAAHEFFHIVTPLNIHSEIIERFNFVQPTGSQHLWLYEGTTEWAAHMMQLRGGLITLDEYLATLRNKVGYSQERADTTYSLKRLGLNSFSDEGQQQYGNIYQRGALTASLLDLRLLELSGGKRGLREVLLELASNTARASP